One window of Dermacentor andersoni chromosome 7, qqDerAnde1_hic_scaffold, whole genome shotgun sequence genomic DNA carries:
- the LOC126533584 gene encoding uncharacterized protein, with the protein MESTVGGATRFSRWLSQSINRDEDQDPWNDFTQHRASDPGEIKMAFENDFHLTVIPNFLHDSDAYVANLENKLERLQQVMRNPSPKEMVAAIEQAKALRMKNAEMNPELNAKSPDESVDDDDGGLLALLPTLMFPISRRFFPRLALTREEAHNLLKYDQLQMHYQDEMNNAGTVEAEGYEIKGADMAPDTSWQQQERDSSIEQPLVVFESPEANEIQIPKNWINEDIHQEIHQSTIILPEDRTNARVTTNRSALSLSANTNAIQEASTITSFTPTRRSEDAFYHFAYIKTSMTSTQDSVKAETPSAHRACVGQAAYARSNSISKTMSCDQNPFTSTCSAELPYKRRFSFVPECGTLVESKVLSKSSANVSEVAARDQVVPTTKSSPSLKIPKNTEGNDLSTAANEEQPEQIDENSSCIQSRDLGLQEAVSSVRSNESSSERMACEDSPAGMDSAQNMILPEVTMASSSTKESDDQVQSVHEDDERVAVAMRCSGQGLQLTVPEGTVASSSTHDSLGTGIEGPWLFEKESDISLGREDVLQHMSSLVRASIDEEDEPPRIDGNQASQLSAAVYTQLSSTCGCSDRTQTKASDGTSGNFTGNYSDPHSNLFDEESLIKREEVQAPIIRMYGPFPRDIHTSLQGNLLSWAHPRGAEPPYNPRETVSPKLVSLPAVNSDAAKRTAAIAHHDSLPLATREDKRSTTATSRHCATTVDRLYSDHSRTGFKVPLSKDMKCRKVSSTKSQRSKQRSSASSLASAPSATGSRTQERPTRSSSSKLSTSSVFKNRQRSVHWFKTIEDVDSDTVVKDCDYMVTSQVKMKMPVENKEVTEAPKVKSKALTERSDSDRNEDSTVEECCTKFATHVLEEEVIVAGKVNSCLEFFETSCSKEEGSLVDQEDKMAAAKYKDNGVAYKSAAPTESLEGHDEPARVLVIVEDSTAAGKDEGSAVDTAELSEAVEVQSKMATALKALQDSMTAIEGEHKIAALNSDTELLEVLSMTASSLNDEDDPVATVEGVGKNADAPSVSGLPKSPEVPPCQASFARSREQLEAIANLQRECATGKLPELSGTAEGTRSKPNSCDKSTEVFESTGKQSMTAPTSEQEPVATKSASHAVPTPRKFADAQTQATLSHDQADQRDDDMQAQKNTATGSDKCAPKPLPEQVTKGAEGVATQDDSGALLRDARESQLHNNNLDNKQPAASEKDKKKTVEGEDKENEDSPANRDTTILQCHELAGSSQFSTFSASNKGSPPVHRSLNMTRTLRITTTNQFKPLNLRRSITGILGSDSSLIGRPLSIQSREVVLPRAPQRPEKSKKPSVGLKGVDCASSSLSGNSGSCKNVNAVNNTESSPSELPARRSRSVAEGHTRANLESSATRSKAPQTVGPHSGTAPRHTPDFIKSHADETPSESKESKGSAKTKHKAKYERRSQSQLPLKKRTCCRADQTARIPKSKNIQNIDADDGSLPAEHKGEEKNTVAVKASTNNADSEATKEIAAASQDTPKARATTKPGAVHESEDIDIGNLECLSENALEDRTISLVADSQYSTIYGAEINPVPLISAILGGDVNVESVKLCQSVASTCDCITSPTISKGNPPLNKNMTVSTTAPEETVSVMQGHSPAASSKRRWKKGGERDVAAEVNSSGTSSTSVRAEVDTVEENTPSIRSHCDLNMNDGHADNCQSGGSYGL; encoded by the exons ATGGAAAG CACCGTCGGAGGCGCCACGCGCTTCAGCCGCTGGCTCTCTCAATCCATCAATCGGGACGAGGACCAGGACCCGTGGAACGATTTCACGCAGCACCGGGCAAGCGACCCGGGAGAAATCAAGATGGCGTTCGAAAACGACTTCCACCTCACCGTCATACCGAACTTCCTTCACGACTCGGATGCTTACGTCGCTAATCTTG AGAACAAGCTGGAACGCCTTCAACAAGTCATGAGGAACCCAAGCCCAAAAGAAATGGTTGCAGCCATAGAACAAGCCAAAGCCTTGCGTATGAAGAATGCTGAAATGAACCCTGAACTGAATGCCAAGTCACCGGATGAGTctgtggatgatgatgatggaggacTTCTGGCATTGTTGCCAACTTTGATGTTTCCG ATATCGAGAAGGTTCTTCCCAAGGCTGGCTTTGACAAGGGAGGAGGCCCACAACTTGCTCAAGTACGACCAGCTGCAAATGCACTACCAAGACGAAATGAACAACGCTGGAACTGTGGAGGCCGAGGGTTACGAAATCAAAGGAGCCGACATGGCCCCGGATACCAGCTGGCAACAGCAGGAAAGGGACAGCAGCATCGAACAGCCTCTTGTTGTG TTTGAGAGTCCAGAAGCTAACGAAATCCAAATCCCGAAGAACTGGATCAACGAAGACATCCATCAGGAGATTCATCAGAGCACTATCATCCTGCCCGAGGACCGGACAAATGCACGTGTAACTACGAATCGTTCAGCGCTGTCCCTCTCAGCTAACACAAATGCGATACAAGAGGCGTCCACTATCAC atctttTACACCAACCAGGCGAAGTGAAGATGCCTTCTATCACTTTGCCTACATCAAGACTTCCATGACTTCCACCCAAGACAGTGTAAAGGCGGAGACTCCATCAGCACATCGCGCCTGTGTAGGCCAAGCAGCGTATGCTCGTTCAAACAGTATTTCAAAGACAATGTCATGCGATCAGAACCCGTTTACGTCGACCTGCAGTGCGGAGCTGCCGTACAAACGCCGCTTTTCATTTGTCCCGGAATGTGGCACGTTGGTGGAAAGCAAGGTCTTGAGCAAGTCTTCTGCAAACGTCTCTGAGGTTGCTGCCAGGGACCAGGTTGTTCCGACAACAAAATCTTCACCCTCACTCAAGATACCGAAAAACACTGAGGGCAACGACTTGTCGACAGCAGCAAACGAAGAGCAGCCAGAGCAGATAGATGAGAACAGCAGCTGCATACAAAGCAGAGATCTTGGACTGCAAGAAGCGGTATCCAGTGTCAGGAGCAACGAGAGCAGTTCAGAGAGAATGGCATGTGAGGACAGCCCAGCGGGCATGGACAGTGCTCAGAACATGATCCTCCCAGAAGTGACCATGGCTTCTTCATCAACAAAGGAAAGCGATGACCAAGTGCAGTCTGTGCACGAAGATGACGAGAGAGTTGCAGTTGCGATGAGATGCAGTGGCCAGGGACTGCAGCTGACTGTTCCAGAAGGCACAGTTGCTTCTTCCTCGACACACGATAGCCTGGGTACAGGTATTGAAGGGCCTTGGCTTTTTGAGAAGGAATCGGACATATCTCTTGGGAGGGAAGACGTCCTTCAGCACATGTCATCATTGGTGCGAGCCAGCATTGATGAAGAGGACGAACCACCAAGGATTGATGGAAATCAAGCCAGTCAACTGTCC GCAGCAGTCTACACGCAACTGTCTTCCACGTGCGGCTGCAGCGACAGAACACAAACCAAAGCCAGCGACGGGACGTCCGGCAATTTCACTGGCAACTACAGTGATCCGCACAGCAACCTTTTCGACGAAGAGTCCTTGATTAAGAGAGAAGAGGTCCAGGCACCAATCATCCGAATGTATGGCCCTTTTCCCCGCGACATCCACACTTCGTTACAGGGAAACCTGCTCTCGTGGGCTCATCCGCGTGGAGCTGAACCACCCTACAATCCTCGTGAAACAGTCAGCCCGAAGCTGGTTTCTCTGCCAGCGGTGAACTCAGACGCTGCGAAGAGAACGGCTGCCATCGCGCACCACGACAGCCTGCCGCTTGCCACAAGAGAGGACAAGCGCAGCACGACGGCAACGTCTCGGCACTGCGCCACAACCGTTGACCGCCTGTACAGTGACCACAGTCGGACAGGTTTCAAGGTGCCACTTTCCAAGGACATGAAATGCCGAAAGGTGTCTTCGACGAAATCGCAACGCTCAAAACAGCGCAGCTCTGCAAGTAGTCTGGCATCAGCGCCGAGTGCCACTGGGTCGCGGACTCAAGAGAGACCCACACGATCGTCTTCAAGTAAGCTTTCCACATCGTCAGTGTTCAAAAACCGGCAGCGATCTGTACACTGGTTTAAGACTATTGAAGACGTCGACAGTGATACTGTGGTCAAGGACTGTGACTACATGGTCACTAGTCAGGTGAAAATGAAAATGCCCGTGGAGAATAAGGAGGTGACAGAGGCCCCAAAGGTGAAAAGCAAGGCACTGACTGAACGAAGTGACTCTGATCGGAACGAGGACAGCACTGTCGAGGAATGCTGCACGAAGTTCGCAACTCATGTCCTGGAGGAGGAAGTGATTGTGGCGGGCAAAGTCAACAGTTGCCTGGAATTCTTTGAAACCTCTTGCAGCAAGGAGGAAGGCTCTTTGGTAGACCAAGAGGACAAAATGGCTGCTGCTAAATATAAAGACAATGGTGTCGCTTACAAGAGTGCGGCACCTACCGAGTCGCTCGAAGGACACGATGAACCGGCAAGAGTTCTGGTGATTGTAGAGGACTCGACAGCTGCTGGAAAAGATGAAGGAAGCGCTGTCGATACTGCAGAGCTGTCAGAAGCAGTTGAAGTTCAAAGCAAAATGGCAACTGCCCTAAAAGCTCTACAGGATTCAATGACGGCAATTGAAGGTGAACACAAGATTGCTGCACTGAACTCTGATACAGAGTTGCTTGAAGTACTGAGTATGACAGCAAGCTCCCTGAACGATGAAGACGACCCGGTGGCTACTGTGGAAGGTGTTGGAAAGAATGCCGATGCTCCTAGTGTGTCAGGACTTCCCAAGTCACCCGAAGTGCCTCCATGCCAAGCTTCTTTTGCAAGAAGTAGGGAACAGCTGGAAGCCATTGCGAACTTGCAGAGGGAATGTGCCACCGGCAAACTGCCAGAACTCTCCGGGACAGCAGAAGGAACCAGAAGTAAGCCAAACAGTTGTGACAAATCCACCGAGGTTTTCGAAAGCACAGGAAAGCAGAGTATGACAGCTCCGACTTCGGAACAAGAGCCAGTGGCTACTAAATCGGCAAGTCATGCTGTACCCACACCCAGAAAATTTGCTGACGCACAGACACAGGCTACTCTTTCTCATGACCAGGCTGATCAGAGAGATGACGACATGCaggcacagaaaaacacagcaACCGGCTCCGATAAATGTGCACCAAAACCTTTGCCAGAACAAGTGACAAAGGGAGCCGAAGGTGTGGCTACACAGGATGATTCTGGTGCATTGCTGAGAGATGCGAGAGAGTCTCAGTTGCACAATAATAACTTGGACAACAAGCAACCTGCTGCATCGgaaaaggacaaaaagaaaactgTAGAAGGAGAAGACAAGGAGAACGAGGATTCACCTGCCAACAGGGACACCACCATCTTGCAGTGCCACGAGCTTGCGGGTTCCAGTCAGTTTTCTACATTCTCGGCCTCCAACAAGGGCTCGCCGCCAGTACACAGGTCGCTCAACATGACGAGAACGCTGCGCATCACAACAACCAACCAGTTCAAACCACTTAACCTGCGGCGCTCCATCACGGGCATACTCGGAAGTGACAGCAGCTTGATAGGAAGGCCACTGTCAATACAAAGCAGAGAAGTCGTGCTTCCGCGTGCTCCACAGCGCCCAGAAAAAAGTAAAAAACCATCAGTTGGCCTCAAGGGCGTCGACTGTGCCTCCAGCAGCTTGTCCGGGAATTCCGGGTCCTGTAAAAATGTCAATGCAGTGAATAACACAGAGTCGTCACCTTCTGAACTACCAGCACGAAGGAGCCGTTCCGTGGCCGAAGGTCACACAAGGGCGAATCTAGAAAGCTCTGCTACAAGATCTAAAGCACCACAAACTGTTGGTCCACATTCGGGTACAGCTCCAAGGCACACTCCAGATTTCATCAAGTCCCATGCAGACGAAACTCCCTCGGAGAGTAAAGAGAGCAAAGGCAGTGCGAAAACGAAACACAAAGCCAAATATGAGAGGCGCTCACAAAGTCAGCTGCCTCTCAAGAAGCGCACATGCTGCCGTGCAGATCAGACTGCACGAATACCAAAAAGTAAAAACATCCAAAATATTGATGCAGATGACGGATCTCTGCCAGCAGAGCATAAAGGAGAGGAGAAGAACACAGTGGCGGTGAAAGCAAGCACAAATAAtgcagacagcgaggccactaaagaaattgCTGCAGCGTCCCAGGACACGCCTAAAGCTCGAGCGACCACGAAACCAGGCGCAGTTCATGAAAGCGAGGACATAGACATTGGGAATCTTGAATGCTTATCGGAGAATGCTCTGGAAGACAGAACCATCTCTTTAGTTGCCGACTCTCAGTACAGCACCATCTATGGAGCTGAAATCAACCCTGTTCCCCTGATCTCTGCCATCCTGGGCGGCGACGTCAATGTAGAGAGCGTGAAACTCTGTCAGTCTGTAGCCTCGACCTGTGACTGCATCACTTCTCCCACAATCTCCAAGGGCAATCCGCCGCTGAACAAGAACATGACCGTGTCCACCACAGCTCCAGAGGAGACTGTGTCCGTCATGCAGGGACACAGTCCAGCGGCATCATCCAAGCGCCGCTGGAAGAAGGGTGGTGAGAGAGACGTTGCTGCTGAGGTCAACAGTTCCGGAACGAGTTCAACGTCTGTTCGAGCAGAAGTTGACACTGTTGAGGAAAACACTCCCTCCATTCGGTCACACTGTGATCTCAACATGAACGATGGTCATGCTGACAATTGTCAGTCAGGAGGCAGTTATGGACTTTAA
- the LOC126533589 gene encoding coiled-coil domain-containing protein 32, with amino-acid sequence MASASEPWGSTSTSAVNNTEQTFEDNFSPAVTIPDTEHYVAALESRLARLKGRTRDVTAREMLAVLGEARHDHTGRLIASDPVPSEPEVAAYLPSDNFGDVPIHATYLERRLFPERQALTQEELRHLLEADFLEKQALAAAVATPGEARDRASISSADSEPNR; translated from the exons ATGGCGTCAGCTTCGGAACCATGGGGCTCGACTAGCACCAGCGCTGTCAACAACACTGAACAAACTTTCGAGGACAACTTCAGTCCAGCGGTCACCATACCGGACACGGAACACTATGTGGCGGCTCTAG AGTCCAGGCTGGCCAGACTGAAGGGTCGGACCAGAGATGTGACGGCGCGTGAAATGCTTGCAGTGCTGGGAGAAGCGCGTCATGACCACACCGGTCGTCTCATTGCGTCAGATCCGGTGCCGTCTGAACCAGAAGTCGCAGCATATTTGCCGAGCGATAACTTCGGCGACGTGCCTATTCATGCGACTTATCTTGAG AGGAGGCTGTTCCCTGAAAGGCAGGCCTTGACGCAAGAAGAGCTCAGGCACCTTCTCGAGGCTGACTTCTTGGAAAAGCAGGCCCTGGCAGCAGCTGTAGCAACCCCTGGGGAAGCCAGAGACAGGGCAAGCATCTCTAGTGCCGATTCAGAGCCTAACCGGTGA
- the eIF3h gene encoding eukaryotic translation initiation factor 3 subunit H, translating to MASSRDRRHTADAESAVDYVQVDGLVVLKIIKHCSEEAGGLLDVAQGVLLGLINSNFVEITNCFPIPPRHAEEEEADDLEYQMEMMRQMRHVNVDHLHVGWYQSSNFGSYSNRTLLESQFGYQTNITESVVLIYDPIRTTKGFLSLRAFRLSQPAMKLLASNDFGAEQFKNARCSFENMFEEIPVVIRNSHLVNILLCELSESTPVDVGKQLLDMSTAFVFEKNLQAMMMCVDALNQETNKFINYQRQVMRQQQQKQQYIQKRAQENSARAQKGEPPLPDEDINKLFKPIPTPSRLESVLHCGQVNSYCQQVAQFATQNLGKLFMAEALQLESKPSGVLP from the exons ATGGCGTCGAGCAGGGACAGGCGGCACACCGCCGACGCGGAATCCGCCGTCGATTATGTCCAAGTGGACGGCCTGGTCGTGCTTAAAATTATCAAGCACTGCAGCGAAGAGGCCGGAGGACTTCTGGACGTGGCCCAGGGCGTCCTGCTGGGCCTCATAAACTCCAACTTCGTCGAGATCACCAACTGCTTCCCGATCCCACCGCGCCATGCCGAGGAAGAAGAGGCCGATGACTTGGAGTACCAGATGGAAATGATGCGCCAGATGCGTCACGTCAACGTAGACCACTTACACGTCGGCTGGTACCAGAGCTCCAACTTTGGCAGCTACTCGAACCGCACTCTACTCGAGTCCCAGTTCGGATACCAGACCAACATCACCGAGTCCGTGGTCCTCATCTACGACCCGATCCGTACCACCAAGGGGTTCCTCTCGCTGCGCGCGTTCCGTCTGAGTCAGCCGGCAATGAAGCTGCTGGCCAGCAACGACTTCGGTGCTGAGCAGTTCAAGAACGCGCGTTGTTCCTTCGAGAACATGTTCGAGGAGATCCCCGTGGTGATACGCAACTCTCACCTCGTCAACATTTTGCTCTGCGAACTGAGCGAGTCGACGCCAGTCGACGTCGGCAAGCAGCTGCTGGACATGAGCACGGCGTTTGTTTTCGAAAAGAACCTGCAGGCTATGATGATGTGCGTGGACGCACTCAACCAAGAGACAAACAAGTTCATCAACTACCAGCGCCAG GTGATgcgccagcagcagcagaagcaacagTACATCCAGAAGAGGGCCCAGGAGAACAGCGCACGCGCCCAGAAGGGCGAACCCCCACTGCCGGATGAGGATATCAACAAGCTGTTCAAGCCCATCCCAACACCCTCGCGCCTTGAGTCGGTGCTCCACTGCGGCCAGGTCAACTCGTACTGCCAGCAGGTGGCGCAGTTTGCCACCCAGAACTTGGGCAAGCTGTTCATGGCCGAAGCCCTGCAGCTGGAGAGCAAGCCGTCGGGAGTGCTCCCGTAA